The proteins below come from a single Lactobacillus johnsonii genomic window:
- a CDS encoding APC family permease — MNENETSKLGFWSIVLLAINSIIGSGIFLTPGSVVQQAGSKALIVYFIAAIFASILAISFAAAAKYVTKSGAAYAYSKAAFGNNVGFYMGILRYFSASVAWDVMAVGVIKSTISIFGGNPNETMSVTIGFLILMAVITVINLFGQKVVKYVMNLATIGKLAALVLIIVAGVVLLIVSGASSNLSQVDQITQNGQKIVPTLTTTGFVMAIVSAFYAFTGFESVASGSDDMKNPAKNLPRAIPLAIIVIAVIYIGVVAVAMMLDPKALMTTKQVVAIAAIFKNEILRDVILVGALVSMFGINVASSFNAPRILEAMARENQFSKALTKRTKNNFPIRTFFISVLFAILIPMAFEYNMVNLITLSAMVRFLGFIVVPLAVIQFYRGKTAEPVLNAQKNVWTDIIVPILSIALVIFLLVEYNWKAQFGVVNAQGQVTGINWYAIAMMIFGFILLPLIMFIISRKDRKASK; from the coding sequence ATGAACGAAAATGAAACAAGTAAATTAGGCTTTTGGTCTATTGTTTTGTTGGCCATTAATTCGATTATTGGCTCAGGAATATTTTTAACACCTGGGAGCGTAGTTCAACAGGCTGGATCTAAAGCTTTAATTGTATATTTTATAGCTGCAATTTTTGCATCTATTTTAGCTATTTCTTTTGCAGCAGCAGCAAAATATGTAACTAAATCTGGAGCAGCTTATGCATACTCAAAGGCAGCTTTTGGAAATAATGTTGGTTTCTATATGGGAATTTTACGTTATTTTTCAGCTAGTGTTGCCTGGGATGTAATGGCAGTTGGGGTTATTAAATCTACTATTTCTATTTTTGGTGGTAACCCAAATGAAACGATGAGTGTAACTATTGGTTTTTTGATATTAATGGCTGTTATTACGGTAATTAATTTATTTGGTCAAAAAGTGGTTAAGTATGTTATGAACTTAGCGACTATTGGTAAGTTAGCTGCTCTAGTATTAATTATTGTTGCAGGGGTAGTTTTATTAATTGTAAGTGGTGCTTCAAGTAATTTAAGTCAGGTAGATCAAATTACTCAAAATGGTCAAAAGATTGTTCCTACTTTAACTACTACAGGTTTTGTAATGGCAATCGTATCTGCCTTCTATGCCTTTACTGGATTTGAATCAGTTGCTTCTGGTTCAGACGATATGAAGAATCCTGCTAAAAACTTACCACGCGCTATTCCTTTAGCTATTATTGTTATCGCGGTAATTTATATTGGGGTTGTTGCTGTTGCAATGATGCTCGATCCAAAAGCATTAATGACAACTAAGCAAGTTGTCGCAATTGCGGCTATTTTTAAGAATGAAATTTTAAGGGATGTTATCTTAGTTGGTGCTTTAGTTTCAATGTTTGGTATTAATGTTGCTTCTAGTTTCAATGCTCCACGAATTTTAGAAGCTATGGCACGTGAAAATCAATTCTCAAAGGCTTTAACTAAAAGAACTAAGAATAATTTCCCAATTAGAACCTTCTTTATTTCCGTATTATTTGCAATTTTAATTCCAATGGCATTTGAATATAATATGGTTAACTTGATTACTTTAAGTGCTATGGTACGTTTCTTAGGCTTTATTGTAGTTCCATTGGCAGTTATTCAATTCTATCGTGGAAAAACTGCAGAACCAGTTTTAAATGCGCAAAAGAATGTGTGGACTGATATTATCGTTCCAATTCTTTCCATTGCTCTAGTGATTTTCTTACTAGTAGAATATAACTGGAAGGCTCAGTTTGGGGTAGTCAATGCCCAAGGACAAGTAACTGGAATTAACTGGTATGCAATTGCTATGATGATTTTTGGATTTATCCTCTTACCTCTAATTATGTTTATTATCTCTAGAAAAGATCGTAAAGCTAGTAAATAA
- a CDS encoding gamma-glutamyl-gamma-aminobutyrate hydrolase family protein, whose amino-acid sequence MKPIIGISGSIIIDDGGIFPGYRRSYVNDDYIDSVIQNGGIPYIIPFNEDEEVVKEQLLNVQGLILSGGHDVDPHNYGEEPEQKLGDIWPERDKFDMRLLKLAEENGIPVLGICRGAQIINVYHGGTLYQDLSYRKEKTLKHSQCQTPTLLTHTVKTIAGTKIAELLGKKEMQTNSFHHQLIKDVADDFKVSARCVDGVVEAIENEDASVIAVQWHPEMLHRVVPYQNNLFKYIIDNAKKK is encoded by the coding sequence ATGAAACCAATTATTGGAATTTCTGGTTCTATAATTATTGATGATGGCGGTATTTTTCCAGGCTATCGTCGGAGTTATGTTAATGACGATTATATTGATTCTGTAATCCAAAATGGTGGAATCCCTTATATCATTCCTTTCAATGAAGATGAAGAGGTTGTGAAAGAACAACTTTTAAATGTTCAAGGATTAATTTTATCTGGTGGTCATGATGTAGATCCTCATAACTATGGTGAAGAGCCTGAACAAAAATTGGGAGATATTTGGCCTGAAAGAGATAAATTTGATATGCGCCTCTTAAAACTAGCTGAAGAAAATGGAATTCCAGTTTTAGGAATTTGTCGTGGAGCACAAATCATTAATGTATATCATGGTGGAACCTTATATCAGGATCTTAGTTATAGAAAAGAAAAAACGTTAAAGCATAGTCAATGTCAGACCCCAACTTTGCTTACTCATACTGTAAAAACAATAGCAGGTACTAAGATTGCAGAATTGTTAGGCAAGAAAGAGATGCAAACAAATTCTTTCCACCATCAATTAATTAAGGATGTAGCAGATGATTTTAAGGTTTCAGCTCGTTGTGTAGATGGGGTAGTAGAGGCAATTGAAAACGAAGATGCATCAGTTATTGCGGTTCAATGGCATCCCGAAATGCTTCATCGTGTAGTTCCTTATCAAAATAATCTGTTTAAATATATTATTGATAATGCAAAGAAAAAATAG
- a CDS encoding amino acid permease, protein MENKQNHPPKLKRSMTAGQMEMISLGGAIGVGLFMGSTSTIKWTGPSVLLAYMFVGLILYIVMRALGEMLYVSPGTGSFADYATEYISPLAGYLAEWANVFQYIVVGISEVVAATEYLKFWWPEVSVFWSGIIIIAFLLLANLASAKAYGTLEFWFAMIKVVTIVIMIILGLLVILLGVGNHGKPIGFSNLWSHGGFFTGGVKGFFFSMAIIAGSYEGIELIGISAGEVANPQEAIVKSVKSVLWRILIFYVGAIFVIVTIYPWNQLSNIGSPFVETFTKVGITAAAGIINFVVLTAALSGANSGIYSSSRMLFKLAHEGEAPKAFGKLSKRIVPDRAIVGITSGILIGFILNLIMSTMNKSMGELFVVVYSSSVLPGMVAWFVILIAELKFRKNNSHLMAEHPFKLPLYPYSNYFAFAMLLVIVVFMFINPETRISVGVGAGVLVLASLVYMLKHRNKK, encoded by the coding sequence TGGGATCTACATCAACTATTAAATGGACGGGGCCATCAGTTTTATTAGCCTATATGTTTGTAGGACTAATTTTATACATCGTAATGCGAGCATTGGGAGAGATGCTCTATGTTAGTCCTGGAACAGGATCATTTGCAGATTATGCAACAGAGTATATTTCACCATTAGCGGGATATTTAGCTGAGTGGGCTAATGTCTTTCAATATATTGTTGTTGGTATTTCAGAAGTTGTGGCCGCAACAGAGTATTTAAAGTTTTGGTGGCCTGAAGTTAGTGTTTTTTGGTCTGGAATAATAATTATTGCTTTCTTATTACTGGCAAACTTAGCTAGTGCTAAAGCTTATGGAACACTAGAGTTTTGGTTTGCGATGATTAAGGTAGTAACAATTGTAATAATGATTATTTTAGGTTTGCTGGTGATTTTACTCGGCGTAGGAAATCACGGAAAACCAATCGGCTTTAGTAATCTATGGTCACATGGTGGCTTTTTCACTGGTGGAGTAAAAGGATTCTTTTTCTCAATGGCAATTATTGCCGGTTCATATGAGGGCATAGAATTAATTGGTATTTCTGCTGGAGAAGTAGCCAACCCACAAGAGGCAATTGTAAAAAGCGTAAAATCAGTTTTATGGCGTATCTTGATTTTCTACGTTGGGGCAATCTTTGTGATCGTTACAATTTATCCTTGGAATCAATTAAGTAATATTGGCTCTCCATTTGTAGAGACCTTTACTAAGGTAGGGATCACAGCAGCTGCTGGGATTATTAACTTCGTAGTTTTAACCGCAGCCTTGTCAGGTGCGAATTCCGGTATTTATTCATCTAGTAGAATGCTATTTAAATTGGCACATGAGGGAGAAGCGCCAAAGGCCTTTGGAAAACTATCGAAGCGTATTGTTCCTGACAGAGCTATCGTTGGAATTACCTCAGGTATTTTAATCGGCTTTATTTTGAATTTGATAATGTCAACCATGAATAAGTCAATGGGAGAATTGTTCGTTGTTGTCTATAGTTCTTCTGTTTTACCAGGAATGGTAGCATGGTTTGTAATTTTGATTGCTGAATTGAAATTCAGAAAAAATAATTCACATTTAATGGCTGAACATCCATTTAAGTTACCTCTCTACCCATATTCAAATTATTTTGCATTTGCAATGTTATTAGTGATTGTTGTATTTATGTTTATCAATCCAGAGACAAGAATTTCTGTAGGTGTGGGTGCTGGAGTTTTAGTGTTAGCAAGCCTTGTGTATATGCTTAAACATCGTAATAAAAAGTAA